The nucleotide sequence CTGACGACGAATGCGGGTTTGCCCGCCCAGTCCATTCAGCCGCATGGAGAATTGATTTGGCTGTGCGATCGGACAGCAGCAGCGGCGTTGCCGTTGGTGGGAGCGGGGCCGTAGCGTCCGTAACTTCTAACGCAGTACCAACCAGTCTTCTGAGGCAAAGATAGACCTTGCGGGGACGGCTCGTGCTAGCTCGGCAGAATCTGCAGATTCGTCATTGGGGCGCTGGACTGAGGGCTCGGCGGGAGCTAGAGCAGACAAACCCAGGGCTGTGGCTACGGCTGTAGCGATCGCTAAATCCACCAGTAGCTGTAAAGTCTTTGCCACGATCTCCTTTCTCCAATGTCGCTGTCAGCCCTTCTGAGCCGGACGAGATCTCTCTCTATTCAGACATTGAACTGCCCTTACCTGAACCCCATCTGCGATCCCCCCCCACTTTGCGGTTAGAGTCAGTCCAAAAGAGATTCATCCTTAACTCATCGTCTACTTAGATCTATGTCTTGGAACTTTATCAAATGCGCCCGCGAGTCCAACAGTTGGTAGCAAGCACAATTGAAGGCGGTTTTGCGTAGCGGCGCCTTCTGTCAGTCCTCCTCGATATGGAGGCGAATGGTGCGGGCGGCATCGCTGAGGCCCAGTTGAATTGCGAGGGTGCTGCTGGCGAGATTGTCGAGATTTTCTAGCAGCGATCGCAGGTGGGGCGTACTGGCGCCACTTTGCCCGTCAAGCTTGTCTGCTAAATTTCCCAACCGCTTCCAGGTGGTGTAAACCTTTGCGATCGCCTGTTCGAGTTGTGCCGCTTGATTGACGAGATCCGCAGTTTGATTCAAGCAACCAATCCGCAGAGATTCGTCTAAGGCCGTTTCGAGATTCACGTCTGCCCCAGTCAGCGCCTGTACGCGCGCGGCAGATTCGATGTATTTCGACAAATAGCGGGCCGAAGCAGTGGCCTCTTTGAGGGTTTCTAGATCGGGGTTGCGGGCGACCTCAGTGGAGATTGTGTGTTGGTGTTCTTCGGGCAGTTTCTCCATTTCGCGCACGAGCGGAGCCAAATAGCGGGTGGGAATGACATTTTCGGCTGCTTTAGCCCGGACTTCTGCGGGCAAGAGATCGGAGGTCATGGCGGTCCACTCGTCGGAGAGTTGACGCACTTCTCGGCGAGTAATGCGATCGCCCCGCTGAGCCGCCTCTGCCACCATTTGCTGCACCTCTGGCGCAGCCTGGGCGGTTTCCACAAAGGCCCGCTTGCTAAATCGCTCGATCGATTCTGGCTCTAATTGGCCGTCTGTCAATAACCGATCGGCACTATCGGCTAACTCGATCCAGCGATAAGCCTGACTTTTACCAATCTCCCGCTCCCGCAGCCAGTGGAGAAACCCCTGCCCGCGCCCGCCGCCATTCAGTTTTTCGCGATCGCGAATTAGCCGCAAAATCCGCCCCCGCCAAATATCCGATTGCAGGTCGAAGCGATCGCACACCAACCAGGCTGCATCCACCCGTTGGATAAATTCCGCTTCCGAGAGGCGATCGTCTTCGGGATCGGGCAAGGACAGATCGAGCGTTGCCACTCCATCCAAGACTTCGGGGGTGAGGGTGGCCGTCAATTCGGAAGTAGGACTCATCCAGGGGCAAGCAAAGAAACTGCCGCATCATTATGGCACGCACCTCTCGGGTGGCTCTCCATTTTTTTCGGTCAGGTTTCGATCGCGTTAAACCTCCGGTTCGATACCCGCCGCCCGCAGTTGAGCGGCCAACTGCTCGGCCCGCTGAGCTTCAGCATCGGCCCCGACGCTCCCGATCGCCGAGCTCGGTTCCCCACAGCAGCAATTCCCCAGTTTCATTCCACCAGCGCAGCCAAAAGCCCTGCCGGTTCTCCCTCGTCCCCTGCCAACCCCCTAAAAATAATTGCATTTCCGGCAGCCAACAGCGCCCGTCCCCATCGAACGATCGCAGCTTGTAACGATCTTCGCCATCCAAACGATCAATAAATTTCGGGTACAAAAGTTTGTAGCGATATTGGCGGTCGCAGGTACTCGCTATCCTGCTGTCGAGGAGGCAAGACCAGTGGCTCTGGGGCGAGATTTTTGTAGGGAATCATGCTCAATAGGTGGGCAATACAGTTGAGTCGAGCTTTACGTTTGTTGTCGCTATCCACGACATACCAAGGCGATCGCTTAATATCTGTGGCATCAAACATGGCATCTTTTGCTTTTGAGTAATCTACCCAACGCGCTCGGGCCTCTAAATCCATCGGACTCAACTTCCATTGTTTGCTAGGGTTTTGAATTCGCTCTTGGAAGCGTTTTTCTTGCTCTTCATCACTGACTGAAAACCAATATTTGATCAGAACGATTCCGGCCCGCTTGAGCATACACTCGAACTCGGGGCAAGAGCGGAGAAATTCGTAGTATTCCTCTTCAGTACAAAACCCCATCACCCTTTCGACACCAGCTCGATTGTACCAACTGCGATCGAACAATACTATTTCGCCTGCCGCAGGAAGGTTCGCCACATAACGTTGAAAATACCATTGTGTTCTTTCGCGATCGCTAGGCTTACCTAGTGCCGTGACTCGACAGAAACGAGGGTTCAAACAATCCATAACTCGTTTGATAGTGCCACCTTTTCCAGCCGCATCGCGCCCTTCAAAAATCACAACAACCTTCAAGCCTTTCTCGATAATCCACTCCTGCAGTTTAACGAGTTCTAGCTGCAATCGTTTCAGCTCTTTTTCATAGGTCTTTTTTGTTAACTTCTTCGCTGCAGATTCGATCTTCAGACCACCGTTATGAATAAACCTGGCCTGTTGAATCTTATGTTTAGATTTTTTCCTCTCTTTTTTATATTTCAATTTTGATAAGCGATCTAGTTCTTGTTTCCTTAAGGAAGGATCGCTAGCTTTCTCATTTTGATGAGAGCTCTTTTTGGTTTTGTTTTTTTTAGGCATATCCATATCTCCCAGTGAAATTATGTCTAGAAGGCCACTCGTCCAGTTATCAATGAAGTGAGTATGCTATCTTCCTCCTAGCGGGATAAGCATCCCATCCTGAATATAACAAACGAAAATATTGATAAAAAATCTAGCCTCCCTTAAATTTACGTAAACTTTTGATAACTATTTTTGATGGGGACTTTGTAGAGTTTGGTTTTGTTTTAGCATAATCTTATTTTGGGCTGCAACCTGTAACATTCGAGAACGCCTATAGTATTACGCTCTGTTCCTTGCATAGATCGTTGAAATTCCTGCCTCGAAATCTTGTTAGATTTAAATTCACAACAAACAACTACGAGCGATGTAGAAATATGGAATTTAGACACCCGAATACATCTCAAGATGGGGATAGTGATACCCAGTCTGTTTCTGTCTCTGTTAATAAGTATATAAGAATTATAATCATCCTCTCGATCGGATTTGCAATTGTTGCATTGTTTTCTCTACCCTTTGAAGTCTTTTTAGGGGCCTTGTTCTTCTTGCTCGCAATTTGGTCGCTGACACCTTTAGGAGCGCGCTGGACAGTTTTTATTATTTCGTTCGCGATTGGAGTGGTTTTAACAATCGTATTGGCTTGGTTGGCCAGCGGTGCTTCTAATGAAATTATAGCGGGAGATCCTATCGCTGAGATTATTATTCGAGAATTAAATGGTATTGATAATAACTGGCTCCTTCTAGCATTGTTCGGGTGGTTTGGGGGGCTGATTTATTCCATCCTGAATGATGGCAAACTCGAGATCCCCACTGCTAAAGGGGATGAAAATAGCATTAAGCCTGGTTTTGTGGGGGACGTGTTAGTCGGTGTTGCCGGGGCATTCGTCGCATTTACCTTGATTGTCAGTTCAACTAGCAGCGGGCAAAGTGTGGAGGATGCCGCCGCCTCAACGCTGATCGCGATTGGTATTGTGGGTGGGTACGGCGGCAAAGCGATCTTGAAAGCTGCTCTGAAAAGGTTTGTCGATCGCATTGACGAGGCCGAGCTCGATCGCCTTGCCAGTCAGGTGCAGGATAGAACGTCTCAAAAACAACTACCCTCTCAAACAGAAGGCGATTCCTCAACACCCCCTGCCCTCGAAGAACCTGACGCGCAATCCTTTACACCACAACCCGCGCAATCCGTACCCCCTACAGCTGAAACAGCTCAAATTCGATCTAACCCTTGGGATGAAGCACTGGCGACAGCGCCCACAACGGGAGCATCGGCCATCACGGCGAGCCAAGATGGACTTGCGGGTGGCATTGCTGCATCTAGAAAAATGGCCGAAACCGATTTGCCACAAATCTTGCCGATTGAGGACCGCTTCGAAAAAGTGGGAGCTCAATTCGATCTGCCACCAGCTCTGCTCGCGGCGATCGCCAGTCGCGAATCCCGAGCGGGAAAAGCACTGCAAGGGGGACTGGGCGATCGCGGCAATGCCTTTGGTTTATTGCAAGTCGATCGCCGCTTCCACACTCAAGCAGGGTTAGGAGGCGATCCGGCCAGCGAGGC is from Synechococcus sp. PCC 7336 and encodes:
- the ppk2 gene encoding polyphosphate kinase 2 gives rise to the protein MDMPKKNKTKKSSHQNEKASDPSLRKQELDRLSKLKYKKERKKSKHKIQQARFIHNGGLKIESAAKKLTKKTYEKELKRLQLELVKLQEWIIEKGLKVVVIFEGRDAAGKGGTIKRVMDCLNPRFCRVTALGKPSDRERTQWYFQRYVANLPAAGEIVLFDRSWYNRAGVERVMGFCTEEEYYEFLRSCPEFECMLKRAGIVLIKYWFSVSDEEQEKRFQERIQNPSKQWKLSPMDLEARARWVDYSKAKDAMFDATDIKRSPWYVVDSDNKRKARLNCIAHLLSMIPYKNLAPEPLVLPPRQQDSEYLRPPISLQTFVPEIY